In one window of Opitutus sp. GAS368 DNA:
- a CDS encoding ABC transporter substrate-binding protein: MSVRPLSLLFRLALGAGTLAASLAAQETIKIGEFASLTGKEAVFGQNAHKGTLLAIEEANAAGGVLGRRLELITEDDQSKPGESATVVKKLISRDNVVAVLGEITSGRTLEAAPICQNARIPLVSPGATNVSVTTKGNYIFRVCFIDDFQGTVMAKFAHETLKLNQVAILSSVSSAQAVGLAKYFRERFTADGGAIAAEPKYGEGDKDFRAQLTAIKAAGADGVFVPGYYAEAALICKQARELGLTVPLFGVDGWESPELIQIGGAAVEGAYFSTHYSPENQSPAVVAFNARFRQRWGLETNALSALGYDSALVLIDAIKRAGTTDGPKLRDALAVTKDFAGATGRITFDAQRNPTKSAVVLTVKNGRYAFVQDVHP, encoded by the coding sequence ATGTCCGTCCGTCCCCTGTCCCTTTTGTTCCGGCTGGCCCTCGGCGCCGGGACCCTGGCCGCAAGCCTCGCCGCCCAGGAAACCATCAAGATCGGCGAATTCGCCTCGCTCACCGGCAAGGAGGCCGTCTTCGGCCAGAACGCCCACAAGGGCACCCTGCTCGCCATCGAGGAAGCCAACGCCGCCGGCGGCGTCCTCGGCCGCAGGCTCGAGCTGATCACCGAGGACGACCAGTCCAAGCCCGGCGAGTCCGCCACCGTCGTCAAGAAGCTCATCTCCCGCGACAACGTCGTCGCCGTGCTCGGCGAGATCACCTCGGGCCGCACGCTGGAGGCCGCGCCGATCTGCCAGAACGCCAGGATCCCCCTGGTCTCCCCCGGCGCCACCAACGTGTCCGTCACGACCAAGGGCAACTACATCTTCCGCGTCTGCTTCATCGACGACTTCCAAGGCACGGTCATGGCGAAGTTCGCCCACGAGACCCTGAAGCTCAACCAGGTGGCCATCCTTTCGTCGGTCTCCTCCGCCCAGGCCGTCGGCCTGGCCAAATACTTCCGGGAGCGTTTCACCGCCGACGGCGGCGCGATCGCGGCCGAGCCGAAATACGGCGAGGGCGACAAGGATTTCCGCGCCCAGCTCACCGCCATCAAGGCCGCCGGCGCCGACGGCGTCTTCGTGCCGGGCTACTACGCCGAGGCCGCCCTGATCTGCAAGCAGGCCCGCGAGCTCGGCCTGACGGTGCCGCTCTTCGGCGTGGACGGTTGGGAATCGCCCGAGCTCATCCAGATCGGCGGCGCGGCCGTCGAGGGTGCCTATTTCTCCACCCACTACTCGCCGGAGAACCAGTCGCCCGCCGTCGTCGCCTTCAACGCCCGCTTCAGGCAGCGCTGGGGCCTCGAGACCAACGCTCTCTCCGCCCTCGGCTACGATTCCGCCCTGGTCCTGATCGACGCGATCAAGCGTGCCGGCACGACCGACGGCCCGAAGCTGCGCGACGCCCTCGCCGTCACCAAGGACTTCGCCGGCGCCACCGGCCGCATCACCTTCGACGCCCAGCGCAACCCCACCAAGTCGGCCGTCGTCCTCACCGTGAAAAATGGCCGCTACGCCTTCGTCCAGGACGTCCATCCCTGA
- a CDS encoding ABC transporter substrate-binding protein: protein MKTPALLLALAATAALSAADPIKLGEYASLTGKEAGFGQTSHQGVVLAIEEINAAGGVLGRPLELTTEDNQTKPGESATVVKKLISRDKVVALIGEVSSGRSLEAAPIAQQAKIPMVAPAATNPKVTQTGNYIFRVCFIDPFQGTVMAKFAKQDLKVKRVAILSSVSNAYSLGLAKFFKETFTAGGGEIVTEKNLAEGDKDFRAQLTAVKAAGVDAVYVPCYYTEAALIVRQARDLGLTMPFFGGDGWEDEQLLKIGGEAMNGCFYSTHFSAENTDPVVAAFTAKYKARWNNESPGAFSALGYDAVYVIADAIKRAGGTDGPKLRDALAATKDFPGISGTTTIDKDRNASKSATIIAIKDGKAKFFKTVAP from the coding sequence ATGAAAACACCCGCCCTGCTCCTCGCCCTCGCCGCCACCGCCGCGCTCTCCGCCGCCGATCCCATCAAGCTTGGCGAATATGCCTCGCTCACCGGCAAGGAGGCCGGCTTCGGCCAGACCTCGCACCAGGGCGTCGTCCTCGCCATCGAGGAGATCAACGCCGCCGGCGGCGTCCTCGGCCGCCCGCTCGAACTCACCACCGAGGACAACCAGACCAAGCCCGGCGAGTCCGCCACCGTCGTGAAGAAACTTATCTCCCGCGACAAGGTCGTCGCCCTCATCGGCGAGGTCTCCTCCGGCCGCTCGCTCGAGGCCGCGCCCATCGCCCAGCAGGCGAAGATTCCGATGGTCGCCCCCGCCGCCACCAACCCGAAGGTCACCCAGACCGGCAACTACATCTTCCGCGTCTGCTTCATCGATCCCTTCCAGGGCACCGTCATGGCGAAGTTCGCCAAGCAGGACCTGAAGGTGAAGCGCGTCGCCATCCTCTCCAGCGTCTCCAACGCCTACAGCCTCGGCCTCGCCAAGTTCTTCAAGGAAACCTTCACCGCCGGCGGCGGCGAAATCGTCACCGAGAAGAACCTCGCCGAGGGCGACAAGGACTTCCGTGCCCAGCTCACCGCCGTCAAGGCCGCGGGCGTCGACGCCGTCTATGTCCCCTGCTACTATACCGAGGCCGCCCTCATCGTCCGCCAGGCCCGCGACCTCGGCCTGACCATGCCGTTCTTCGGCGGCGACGGTTGGGAGGACGAACAGCTCCTCAAGATCGGCGGCGAGGCGATGAACGGCTGCTTCTACTCCACCCACTTCTCGGCCGAGAACACCGACCCGGTTGTCGCGGCCTTTACCGCCAAATACAAGGCGCGCTGGAACAACGAGTCCCCCGGCGCCTTCTCCGCCCTCGGCTACGACGCCGTCTACGTCATCGCCGACGCCATCAAGCGCGCCGGCGGCACCGACGGCCCCAAACTCCGCGACGCCCTCGCCGCCACCAAGGATTTCCCCGGCATCAGCGGCACGACCACGATCGACAAGGACCGCAACGCCTCCAAGTCCGCCACGATCATCGCCATCAAGGACGGCAAGGCGAAGTTCTTCAAGACCGTCGCGCCGTAA
- a CDS encoding ABC transporter substrate-binding protein: protein MAATASAVAADEGPIKIGEYGAFSGKEAAFGIAARKGAILAFEEANATGGVLGRKVELLTEDNQSKAGESATIAKKFVSRDKVIAVLGGNPSSNSLEAAPILQNAKIPMIAISSTNPRVTETGNYIFRVCFIDPFQGAVLAKFAKDTLHAKRAAIITSVNNAYSVGISKVFREKFTAAGGEVVIEQKHSEGDKDFRAQLTAIKAAGVDCIFHSSNYTEGALICIQARQFGFTGPIFGGDAWEAPQLIEIGGAAVEGTYYSTHASPESTAPVMQNFIRKFRARWDGETPDSIAALGYDAAALLFDALKRAGTTDSAKLREAIATTRDFSGVTGHITIDPDRNATKSAVILTVKNGKFAYVETVDP, encoded by the coding sequence TTGGCCGCCACTGCTTCGGCAGTCGCAGCCGATGAGGGCCCCATCAAGATCGGCGAATACGGCGCGTTCTCCGGCAAGGAGGCCGCGTTCGGGATCGCCGCCCGCAAGGGCGCCATCCTCGCCTTCGAGGAGGCCAACGCCACCGGTGGCGTCCTCGGCCGCAAGGTCGAGCTGCTCACCGAGGACAACCAGTCCAAGGCCGGCGAGTCGGCCACCATCGCCAAGAAGTTCGTCTCCCGCGACAAGGTCATCGCCGTCCTCGGCGGCAACCCCTCCAGCAATTCGCTCGAGGCCGCGCCCATCCTGCAGAACGCGAAGATCCCGATGATCGCGATCTCGTCGACCAACCCGCGTGTCACCGAGACCGGCAACTACATCTTCCGCGTCTGCTTCATCGACCCGTTCCAGGGTGCCGTGCTGGCGAAGTTCGCCAAGGACACTCTGCACGCCAAACGCGCCGCCATCATCACCTCCGTCAACAACGCCTACAGCGTCGGCATCTCGAAGGTGTTCCGCGAGAAATTCACCGCGGCCGGCGGCGAGGTCGTGATCGAGCAGAAGCACAGCGAGGGCGACAAGGACTTCCGCGCCCAGCTCACCGCCATCAAGGCCGCGGGCGTCGACTGCATCTTCCACTCGAGCAACTACACCGAGGGCGCGCTCATCTGCATCCAGGCCCGACAGTTCGGCTTTACCGGCCCCATCTTCGGCGGCGACGCCTGGGAGGCCCCGCAGCTCATCGAGATCGGCGGCGCGGCCGTCGAGGGCACCTACTATTCCACCCACGCCTCGCCCGAGTCCACCGCCCCCGTGATGCAGAATTTCATCAGGAAGTTCCGCGCCCGCTGGGACGGCGAGACCCCGGACAGCATCGCCGCCCTCGGCTACGACGCCGCCGCCCTGCTCTTTGACGCCCTCAAGCGCGCCGGCACCACCGACAGCGCCAAGCTGCGCGAGGCCATTGCTACGACCAGGGACTTCTCGGGGGTCACCGGCCACATTACCATCGACCCGGACCGTAACGCGACCAAGTCGGCGGTCATCCTGACGGTGAAAAACGGCAAATTCGCCTACGTCGAGACGGTGGACCCCTGA
- a CDS encoding branched-chain amino acid ABC transporter permease, which produces MSEYLQQLLNGLSLGAIYALIALGYTMVYGVLRFINFAHSDVFMVGAFIGYYIGKLVPENTVWGGLVVLIVAMLGCAVLGMVIERLAYRPLRGAATLNVLITAIGVSLLLEYSGQVFFGATPRTFPAVFPSVNFTLGGLVISSNQVVVIVVTALLMVGLQLIVYRTKMGTAMRAVSLNPKAAQLVGINNDIVISFTFGLGSALAAAGGILYALNYPSIDPLMGVMPGLKAFVAAVLGGIGNIPGAALGGLLLGTVETFVNGSQWSTYKDAIAFAILIIILLFRPAGLLGKSTVEKV; this is translated from the coding sequence GTGTCCGAATATCTCCAGCAACTCCTCAACGGCCTGTCCCTCGGGGCCATCTATGCGCTCATCGCGCTCGGCTACACGATGGTCTATGGCGTCCTGCGCTTCATCAACTTCGCGCATTCGGACGTGTTCATGGTCGGCGCCTTCATCGGCTACTACATCGGCAAGCTCGTGCCGGAAAACACGGTCTGGGGCGGCCTCGTGGTCTTGATCGTCGCCATGCTGGGTTGCGCCGTGCTCGGCATGGTCATTGAGCGGCTGGCCTACCGGCCGCTGCGCGGCGCTGCCACGCTCAACGTCCTGATCACCGCCATCGGCGTCTCGCTGCTGCTCGAGTATTCCGGCCAGGTGTTCTTTGGCGCCACGCCGCGCACCTTCCCCGCCGTGTTCCCCTCGGTCAACTTCACCCTCGGCGGCCTCGTCATCTCCTCCAACCAGGTCGTGGTCATCGTCGTCACCGCGCTGCTGATGGTCGGCCTGCAGCTCATCGTCTACCGCACCAAGATGGGCACCGCGATGCGCGCCGTCTCGCTCAACCCGAAGGCCGCGCAGCTCGTCGGCATCAACAACGACATCGTCATCTCCTTCACCTTCGGCCTCGGCTCCGCCCTCGCGGCCGCCGGCGGCATCCTCTACGCGCTCAACTACCCCTCGATCGACCCGCTGATGGGCGTGATGCCCGGCCTCAAGGCCTTCGTCGCCGCCGTCCTCGGCGGCATCGGCAACATCCCCGGCGCCGCCCTCGGCGGCCTCCTGCTGGGCACGGTCGAGACGTTCGTGAACGGCAGCCAGTGGTCGACCTACAAGGACGCCATCGCGTTCGCGATCCTCATCATCATCCTGCTCTTCCGTCCCGCCGGCTTGCTGGGCAAGTCCACCGTCGAGAAGGTCTGA
- a CDS encoding branched-chain amino acid ABC transporter permease — translation MPRPHLYLLVALLAAFGLSWFSDRIDPYYLDVLIGIGINILLAVSLNLVNGYTGQFSLGHAGFMSVGAYGAAAVSLFLGPKILGEDGGTALQQGLMFLAALTAGGLGAACAGLLVGVPSLRLKGDYLALVTLGFGEIIRVIFQNVEVLGGALGLNGIPAYTSIFWVLAFVALAVFTVTCLVHSTYGRGFLATKDDEVASEAVGLNTTRYKIVAFVIGAFFAGAAGGLYGHFKMTITPTGFDFTKSIEIVVMVILGGMGNTIGVILAAILLTLLPEVLRPIAEYRMIIYSLLLIVLMIVRPQGLFNFKFGKTTTL, via the coding sequence ATGCCGCGCCCGCATCTCTACCTCCTTGTCGCGCTGCTGGCCGCCTTCGGCCTCTCGTGGTTCTCCGACCGGATCGATCCCTACTACCTCGATGTCCTGATCGGCATCGGGATCAACATCCTCCTCGCCGTCTCGCTCAACCTGGTGAACGGCTACACCGGCCAGTTCTCGCTGGGCCACGCGGGCTTCATGTCGGTCGGCGCTTATGGCGCCGCCGCGGTCTCGCTGTTCCTCGGGCCGAAAATCCTCGGCGAGGACGGCGGCACCGCGCTGCAGCAGGGCCTGATGTTCCTCGCCGCGCTCACCGCCGGCGGCCTCGGCGCCGCCTGCGCCGGTCTCCTGGTCGGCGTGCCGTCGCTCCGCCTCAAGGGCGACTACCTCGCGCTCGTCACGCTCGGCTTCGGCGAGATCATCCGCGTCATCTTCCAGAACGTCGAGGTCCTCGGCGGCGCGCTCGGCCTCAACGGCATCCCGGCTTATACGTCCATCTTCTGGGTCCTCGCCTTCGTCGCGCTCGCCGTCTTCACCGTCACCTGCCTCGTACATTCGACCTATGGCCGCGGCTTCCTCGCGACCAAGGACGACGAGGTCGCCTCCGAGGCCGTCGGCCTCAACACCACGCGCTACAAGATCGTGGCCTTCGTCATCGGCGCCTTCTTCGCCGGTGCGGCGGGCGGACTCTACGGCCACTTCAAGATGACCATCACGCCGACCGGCTTCGACTTCACGAAGAGCATCGAGATCGTCGTCATGGTCATCCTTGGCGGCATGGGCAACACCATCGGGGTCATCCTCGCCGCCATCCTGCTCACGCTGCTGCCCGAGGTGCTGCGCCCGATCGCCGAATACCGGATGATCATCTACTCGCTGCTCCTGATCGTGCTGATGATCGTGCGGCCGCAGGGGCTCTTCAATTTCAAGTTCGGCAAGACCACCACGCTTTGA
- a CDS encoding ABC transporter ATP-binding protein — translation MPALLQLNQATIRFGGLTAVNAVDFTVNDGELVGLIGPNGAGKTTVFNLMTGVYQPTSGSIHFDGRPLAGLRVNEIVELGIARTFQNIRLFGSLSVFDNVRVACNLHRGTSPIQSLIRMGAFKQDEAAVTKRAEELLDIFNLRRFRDAPAKSLPYGEQRRLEIVRCLATKPKLLLLDEPAAGMNPTEKVDLIRLIQQVQKQYSLSVLLVEHSMKVVMGVCQRIAVLDYGVKIAEGNPAQIQSDPKVIEAYLGEDHQKSLSHH, via the coding sequence GTGCCCGCCCTTCTCCAGCTCAACCAGGCGACGATCAGGTTCGGCGGCCTTACCGCCGTCAACGCGGTCGACTTCACCGTCAACGACGGCGAGCTGGTTGGCCTCATCGGCCCCAACGGCGCGGGCAAGACCACCGTCTTCAACCTCATGACCGGCGTCTACCAGCCCACGTCCGGCTCGATCCACTTTGACGGCCGGCCGCTGGCCGGCCTGCGCGTCAACGAGATCGTCGAGCTCGGCATTGCGCGCACCTTCCAGAACATCCGCCTCTTCGGCTCACTCTCCGTCTTCGACAACGTCCGCGTCGCCTGCAACCTCCACCGTGGGACCTCTCCGATCCAGTCGCTCATTCGTATGGGCGCCTTCAAGCAGGACGAGGCGGCCGTCACCAAGCGCGCCGAGGAGCTGCTCGACATCTTCAATTTGCGCCGCTTCCGCGATGCGCCCGCCAAGAGCCTCCCCTACGGCGAACAGCGTCGCCTCGAAATAGTGCGCTGCCTCGCGACCAAGCCGAAGCTTCTCCTGCTCGATGAACCGGCCGCCGGCATGAACCCGACCGAAAAGGTCGACCTCATCCGCCTCATCCAGCAGGTGCAGAAGCAATACAGCCTCTCCGTCCTCCTCGTGGAGCACTCGATGAAGGTCGTCATGGGCGTCTGCCAGCGCATCGCGGTGCTCGACTACGGCGTGAAGATCGCCGAGGGCAACCCGGCCCAGATCCAGTCCGACCCGAAGGTCATCGAGGCCTACCTCGGCGAGGACCACCAGAAATCTTTGTCCCACCACTAA
- a CDS encoding ABC transporter ATP-binding protein, with protein MLSVKNLEVCYGAISALRDVSFSIEAGRIVTLIGANGAGKTTTLRTISGLLRAKRGGITFKGEDITKLPPHQIVARGLCHVPEGRMVFSNLTVEENLAMGAYLKTDKAKIAQNRDYVFSVFPRLKERLAQAAGTLSGGEQQMLAIGRALMGEPQLLMLDEPSLGIAPKLISTIFEKIVEINQSHGITILLVEQNANLALEISHDAYVLETGTVAMQGPSAELRNNPELKAAYLGG; from the coding sequence ATGCTCTCCGTCAAAAACCTCGAGGTCTGCTACGGTGCCATCAGCGCGCTGCGCGACGTGTCGTTCTCCATCGAGGCCGGCCGCATCGTCACGCTCATCGGCGCCAACGGCGCGGGCAAGACCACCACGCTGCGCACCATCTCCGGCCTGCTCCGCGCCAAGCGCGGCGGCATTACCTTCAAGGGCGAGGACATCACCAAGCTCCCGCCGCACCAGATCGTCGCCCGCGGCCTCTGCCATGTGCCCGAGGGCCGCATGGTGTTCTCCAATCTCACGGTGGAGGAGAACCTCGCGATGGGCGCCTACCTGAAGACCGACAAGGCGAAGATCGCGCAGAACCGCGACTACGTCTTCAGCGTGTTCCCGCGCCTGAAGGAGCGCCTCGCCCAGGCCGCCGGCACCCTCTCGGGCGGCGAGCAGCAGATGCTCGCCATCGGCCGCGCCCTTATGGGTGAGCCGCAGCTGCTCATGCTCGACGAGCCCTCGCTGGGCATCGCCCCCAAGCTCATCAGCACCATTTTTGAGAAGATCGTGGAGATCAACCAGAGCCACGGCATCACCATCCTGCTCGTCGAGCAGAACGCCAACCTCGCGCTGGAGATCTCCCACGACGCCTACGTGCTCGAGACCGGCACGGTCGCGATGCAGGGTCCGTCGGCCGAGCTCCGGAACAATCCCGAGCTCAAGGCCGCCTATTTGGGTGGTTGA
- the htpG gene encoding molecular chaperone HtpG: MSTTTPQKFEFQAEIKQLLDIVIHSLYTEKEIFVRELVSNASDALEKLRHTSLTAKDVFGDQALEINVTTDDKAKTLTIQDYGIGMTRAELIENLGTIAHSGSKKFLQALGEGGAKNTNLIGQFGVGFYAAFMVAKSVKVYSHSWQAGEPGHVWSSDGSGSYEIEEAADVARGTKIVVELKDDCGEYATDGRIKGIVERYSAFVSFPINLNGKRVNTVQALWLRSKNEIKDEEYTEFYKFQAHAYDDPLLRLHFSADAPLSINALVFVPSENTESFGFARFEPGVALYCRKVLIDAAPKDLLPEWLRFLKGVVDSEDLPLNISRETMQDKALLDKLGKVITKRFLKFLDEEATQRPDGYVKFYAKFGLFLKEGAALDHTHKEQLMKLLRFESSLTDKTKQTSLADYVSRMGGEQKEIYYLVGKDRTAIESGPYLEGFKARNLEVLFCYEPVDEYVMNNVREFDGKKLIAADHADVKLSDIPKPEGALSEADTKTLTAWLKTSLGDRVADVKASDRLVDSPALAINADAFMSAHMRRMMKAMNKEGSDLPQKANLEINPRSAVIKRLFEIHTAAPDKAKLVAEQILDNALISAGMLEDATPMVARLYKLLETV, translated from the coding sequence ATGTCCACCACCACACCGCAGAAATTCGAGTTCCAGGCCGAGATCAAGCAGCTTCTCGATATCGTCATTCATTCGCTCTACACGGAGAAGGAAATCTTCGTCCGCGAGCTGGTCTCCAACGCCTCCGACGCCCTCGAGAAGCTCCGCCACACCTCGCTGACCGCGAAGGACGTCTTCGGCGACCAGGCCCTCGAGATCAACGTCACCACCGACGACAAGGCCAAGACCCTCACGATCCAGGATTATGGCATCGGCATGACCCGCGCCGAGCTGATCGAGAACCTCGGCACCATCGCCCACTCCGGCTCGAAGAAATTCCTCCAGGCCCTGGGCGAGGGCGGCGCCAAGAACACCAACCTCATCGGCCAGTTCGGCGTCGGTTTCTATGCCGCGTTCATGGTCGCCAAGTCCGTCAAGGTCTACTCCCACTCGTGGCAGGCCGGCGAGCCCGGCCACGTCTGGTCGAGCGACGGTTCCGGCAGCTACGAGATCGAGGAGGCCGCCGACGTCGCCCGCGGCACGAAGATCGTCGTCGAGCTGAAGGACGACTGCGGCGAATACGCGACCGACGGCCGCATCAAGGGCATCGTCGAGCGCTACAGCGCCTTCGTGTCGTTCCCGATCAACCTCAACGGCAAGCGCGTCAACACCGTCCAGGCCCTCTGGCTGCGCTCGAAAAACGAGATCAAGGACGAGGAATACACCGAGTTCTACAAGTTCCAGGCCCACGCCTACGACGACCCGCTGCTGCGCCTGCACTTCTCGGCCGACGCCCCGCTCTCGATCAACGCCCTTGTCTTCGTCCCGTCGGAGAACACCGAGAGCTTCGGCTTCGCCCGCTTCGAGCCCGGGGTCGCGCTCTACTGCCGCAAGGTGCTCATCGACGCGGCGCCCAAGGACCTGCTGCCCGAGTGGCTGCGCTTCCTCAAGGGCGTGGTGGACAGCGAGGATCTCCCGCTGAACATCTCGCGCGAGACGATGCAGGACAAGGCCCTGCTCGACAAGCTGGGCAAGGTCATCACCAAGCGCTTCCTCAAGTTCCTCGACGAGGAGGCCACCCAGCGCCCCGACGGCTACGTGAAATTCTACGCGAAGTTCGGCCTCTTCCTGAAGGAGGGCGCCGCGCTCGACCACACCCACAAGGAGCAGCTCATGAAGCTGCTGCGCTTCGAGTCGTCCCTGACGGACAAGACCAAGCAGACCTCCCTCGCCGACTATGTCTCGCGCATGGGCGGCGAGCAGAAGGAGATCTATTACCTTGTCGGCAAGGACCGCACCGCCATCGAGAGCGGCCCCTACCTCGAGGGCTTCAAGGCCCGCAACCTCGAGGTGCTGTTCTGCTACGAGCCCGTGGACGAATACGTGATGAACAACGTCCGCGAGTTCGACGGCAAGAAGCTCATCGCCGCCGACCACGCCGACGTGAAGCTCAGCGACATCCCGAAGCCCGAGGGCGCGCTCAGCGAAGCCGACACGAAGACGCTCACCGCCTGGCTCAAGACCTCGCTCGGCGACCGCGTGGCCGACGTGAAGGCCAGCGACCGCCTCGTGGACTCCCCCGCCCTCGCCATCAACGCCGACGCGTTCATGTCCGCCCACATGCGCCGCATGATGAAGGCCATGAACAAGGAAGGCTCGGACCTGCCCCAGAAGGCGAACCTCGAGATCAATCCCCGCTCCGCGGTGATCAAGCGCCTCTTTGAGATCCACACGGCGGCACCGGACAAGGCGAAGCTCGTCGCCGAGCAGATCCTCGACAACGCCCTCATCTCCGCCGGGATGCTCGAGGACGCCACGCCGATGGTCGCCCGGTTGTATAAGCTTCTCGAAACGGTCTAA
- a CDS encoding rod shape-determining protein, whose protein sequence is MTTTTATTEKKSVTTTERSATAILDRPAESVPLRRPGDRRKILVGFDLGTNASCILAGPAEGKDTTVSKIIPTVVGYAREGLVDGIIANNATTLIGEEALNHRLQMKMIAPLEDGIIAQVEPARDFIRRVRAVIDPTNSAEIRAVIGVPANAGQPAREDIRNCAAGVFDRVLLIPEPFLAALGFRDESRLGQPNYVDPVTNSLFIDIGGGTSDLCLIQGYFPTADDQISLAFAGDAVDKLIEDDLQRTYPNNGLSRATIRSIKEEHSYVGAIRKPIDVKVLIGGKSHTLELGDTIGRACNRLLEKIYPALTTLISRASSDSVAQLLQNIVITGGGSRIRGLDTVIQQKLADDGFEAPKVKLAGPEYKRFVAVGALKAARSAREDQWQHLLA, encoded by the coding sequence ATGACAACCACCACTGCCACCACCGAAAAGAAGTCCGTCACCACCACCGAGCGTTCCGCGACAGCAATCCTGGACCGTCCCGCCGAGTCCGTTCCGCTGCGCCGGCCCGGCGACCGCCGGAAGATCCTCGTCGGCTTCGACCTCGGCACCAACGCCTCCTGCATCCTCGCCGGGCCCGCCGAGGGCAAGGACACCACCGTCAGCAAGATCATCCCGACCGTCGTCGGCTACGCCCGCGAGGGCCTGGTGGACGGGATCATCGCCAACAATGCCACCACGCTCATCGGCGAGGAGGCGCTCAACCACCGCCTGCAGATGAAGATGATCGCCCCGCTCGAGGACGGCATCATCGCCCAGGTCGAGCCGGCGCGCGACTTCATCCGCCGCGTGCGGGCCGTCATCGATCCGACCAACTCGGCCGAGATCCGGGCCGTCATCGGTGTGCCGGCCAATGCCGGCCAGCCCGCGCGCGAGGACATCCGCAACTGCGCGGCCGGCGTCTTCGACCGCGTGCTGCTCATCCCCGAGCCGTTCCTCGCCGCGCTCGGCTTCCGCGACGAGTCGCGCCTCGGCCAGCCGAACTACGTCGACCCGGTCACCAACTCGCTCTTTATCGACATTGGCGGCGGCACCAGCGACCTCTGCCTGATCCAGGGCTATTTCCCGACCGCGGACGACCAGATCAGCCTGGCCTTCGCCGGCGACGCGGTGGACAAGCTCATCGAGGACGACCTGCAGCGCACCTACCCGAACAACGGCCTGTCGCGCGCCACGATCCGCTCGATCAAGGAGGAACACTCCTACGTCGGCGCGATCCGCAAGCCGATCGACGTCAAGGTGCTCATCGGCGGCAAGAGCCACACCCTCGAGCTCGGCGACACCATCGGCCGCGCCTGCAACCGCCTGCTGGAAAAAATCTATCCGGCGCTCACCACGCTGATCAGCCGCGCCTCGTCCGACTCGGTGGCGCAGCTCCTGCAGAACATCGTCATCACCGGCGGCGGCAGCCGCATCCGCGGCCTCGACACGGTGATCCAGCAGAAGCTGGCGGACGACGGATTCGAAGCGCCCAAGGTCAAGCTCGCCGGCCCGGAATACAAGCGCTTCGTGGCGGTGGGCGCCCTCAAGGCCGCCCGCTCCGCCCGCGAAGACCAGTGGCAGCACCTCCTGGCCTGA
- a CDS encoding M3 family metallopeptidase, with protein MALGLLLPAALLTQVRAKPADFAAFQAQAAARQATEGFATRRQLALGLIDLAFHAVPAADAQKMDVVAVSNAVLKRVSVAPPADTALVAYFGHLAGYDAGYQWAVGQGARDRHGQRLPGGAGRLPRREGRPPAARRGLRRGPHPRRGRVGREVPRPRAQEPYLAYVGIKATK; from the coding sequence TTGGCCTTGGGCCTTTTGTTGCCCGCCGCCCTGCTGACCCAGGTCCGGGCCAAACCCGCCGACTTCGCCGCCTTCCAAGCCCAGGCCGCCGCCCGCCAGGCCACCGAGGGCTTCGCCACGCGCCGCCAGCTCGCGCTCGGCCTCATCGATCTTGCGTTCCACGCGGTGCCCGCCGCTGACGCGCAGAAAATGGACGTCGTCGCCGTGAGCAACGCCGTGCTCAAGCGCGTGTCGGTCGCCCCGCCGGCGGACACCGCGTTGGTCGCCTATTTCGGCCACCTCGCCGGCTACGATGCCGGCTATCAGTGGGCAGTGGGCCAAGGTGCTCGCGATCGACATGGCCAGCGTCTTCCAGGCGGCGCCGGGCGGCTTCCTCGACGGGAAGGTCGGCCGCCGGCTGCGCGACGAGGTCTACGGCGTGGGCCACACCCACGACGTGGCCGAGTCGGTCGAGAAGTTCCTCGGCCGCGCGCGCAGGAACCCTACCTCGCATATGTCGGCATCAAGGCGACGAAGTAA